Proteins from a genomic interval of Triplophysa dalaica isolate WHDGS20190420 chromosome 13, ASM1584641v1, whole genome shotgun sequence:
- the exoc8 gene encoding exocyst complex component 8: MADTGNRLRNLLESPNFEPQSYVKQLSQQSDGDRDLQEHRQKIQTLADETAQNLKKNVYKNYRQFIETAKEISYLESEMYQLSHILTEQKSIMESITQSLLSSDKDETAKEMLAAFPKESEEVKQRTLTTLLEKVEGCKNIMETPGRYLVYNGDLLEYDADNMSQIQKVHAFLMNDCLLIATWLANRRGAVKYKYNALYDLESFAVVNVKDNPPTKDMFKILMFPESRIFKAENSKIKKEWLEILEETKKNKVTKDKNKKEEELPRSPVRQEVSTNPFEKDEPLDSEELVDLSPEWIQELPEDLDVCIAQRDFEGAVDLLDKLNEYLKEQPVSPRVKELRVKVDERVRQLTDVLVFELSPDRSLRGGPKATRRAVSQLIRLGQSTKACDLFLKNRAAAVQTAIRQLRIEGATLLYIQKLCNIFFTSMLETAREFEMDFAGNTGCYSAFVVWSRSVMKVFVDAFSKQVFDSKESLSTAAECVKFASEHCKQLSEIGLDLTFILQTLLIRDIREALHSQKDIIIEATKHRNSEEMWRRMNLMTPEALAKLKDEMRSCGIRSFDQYTGEDCWVNLSYTIVAFTKQMMAFLEEGLKLYFPELHMVFLESLCEIILVAVQHVDYSLRCEQEAEKKAFILQNASFLHETVLPVVERRFEEGVGKPAKQLQDLRKSSRNIRVNPDSTTSLV; encoded by the coding sequence ATGGCAGACACGGGAAATCGGCTGCGTAACTTACTGGAATCTCCCAATTTTGAGCCTCAGTCATACGTGAAGCAGCTCTCGCAGCAGTCCGACGGTGACCGAGATTTACAAGAGCATCGTCAAAAAATACAAACGTTGGCTGATGAAACCGCACAGAACCTGAAGAAAAACGTCTACAAAAACTACAGACAGTTCATCGAGACGGCCAAGGAGATTTCGTACCTGGAAAGTGAGATGTATCAGCTCAGTCACATTCTCACAGAGCAGAAGAGTATAATGGAGAGTATAACACAGTCTCTGCTGTCTTCTGATAAAGATGAAACGGCCAAAGAGATGCTCGCAGCCTTTCCTAAAGAAAGCGAAGAGGTCAAACAAAGAACCCTGACCACACTTCTGGAAAAGGTAGAGGGATGCAAGAACATCATGGAAACCCCGGGCAGATATCTGGTTTATAATGGAGATCTCTTGGAGTATGACGCAGACAACATGTCACAGATTCAAAAGGTCCACGCTTTCCTCATGAACGACTGTCTGCTCATCGCGACTTGGCTGGCTAACAGACGCGGAGCCGTGAAATACAAATACAACGCGCTGTATGATCTGGAAAGCTTTGCCGTTGTAAATGTTAAAGATAACCCCCCGACGAAAGACATGTTTAAAATCCTGATGTTCCCCGAGAGCCGCATCTTTAAAGCCGAGAACAGCAAGATCAAGAAAGAGTGGCTGGAGATCCTGGAGGAAACCAAGAAAAACAAAGTGACGAAGGACAAGAACAAAAAGGAAGAGGAGCTGCCAAGGTCGCCGGTCAGACAGGAAGTGTCCACAAATCCCTTCGAAAAAGACGAACCTCTGGATTCTGAGGAGCTTGTGGATCTGAGCCCCGAATGGATACAGGAGCTGCCAGAAGATCTTGACGTGTGCATTGCTCAGAGGGACTTCGAGGGGGCTGTCGACCTGCTAGATAAGCTAAACGAATATCTGAAGGAGCAGCCGGTGTCTCCCCGGGTCAAGGAGCTGAGGGTCAAGGTGGACGAGCGGGTTCGGCAGCTGACGGATGTGCTGGTGTTTGAGCTCTCCCCCGATCGCTCCCTCCGCGGGGGACCAAAAGCCACGCGGAGAGCCGTCTCCCAGCTCATCCGCCTCGGTCAATCCACAAAGGCCTGTGATCTCTTTTTGAAAAACCGTGCGGCGGCGGTCCAGACCGCCATCCGTCAGCTGCGCATTGAGGGCGCCACGTTGCTTTACATCCAAAAGCTCTGCAACATCTTCTTCACAAGTATGCTCGAGACTGCCAGGGAGTTTGAGATGGACTTCGCGGGCAACACCGGCTGCTACTCCGCCTTCGTGGTCTGGTCTCGTTCGGTGATGAAAGTCTTCGTAGACGCCTTCAGCAAACAGGTGTTTGACAGCAAAGAGAGCCTGTCCACCGCCGCGGAGTGCGTGAAGTTCGCCAGCGAACACTGCAAGCAGCTGAGTGAGATAGGCCTGGATCTCACCTTTATTTTGCAAACGTTACTGATCAGAGACATCAGGGAGGCTCTCCACAGCCAGAAAGACATCATCATAGAGGCCACGAAGCATCGTAACTCTGAGGAGATGTGGCGTAGGATGAACCTGATGACTCCTGAAGCTCTGGCAAAACTCAAGGATGAAATGCGAAGCTGTGGAATCAGAAGCTTCGATCAGTACACGGGGGAAGACTGCTGGGTCAACCTGAGCTACACCATCGTGGCCTTCACCAAACAGATGATGGCGTTCCTGGAAGAGGGGCTGAAGCTGTACTTCCCCGAGCTCCACATGGTGTTTCTGGAGAGCCTGTGTGAGATCATACTTGTGGCCGTGCAGCATGTGGATTACAGCCTGCGCTGTGAGCAGGAGGCAGAGAAAAAGGCCTTCATTCTGCAGAACGCATCTTTCCTGCATGAGACGGTGCTTCCTGTTGTGGAGAGGAGGTTTGAGGAAGGTGTCGGGAAACCGGCAAAACAGCTGCAGGATTTGAGAAAGAGCTCTCGGAATATCAGAGTCAACCCTGACAGCACTACATCTCTTGTTTAA